In Priestia aryabhattai, the genomic window TACCATAATGAAAATTCTAGGAAAATATGATCTGTTCTCTCTGTTAAGACAACAATCCAAACTTTTATATGAAAATTGCATATTATATAGGATATCGGTATCTAAAAGGAGGTGCTTAAGATAGAATATTGGCTTAATCTCGTTGGAAATTTAGGCTTTCCTATCGTTATAGCCTTTTACCTTTTAATACGATTTGAAAGAAAAATAGACCGTCTAACAGAAGCCATTAATAAAATAGCCATTACCATTGAAAAAGAAAAGGACAAGCCATAAAAATCTAAAGGTAGGTAATTTCATACTCTAATACAAAGAAAATATGGGCTACTCATTAGGCCATATCTTCTTTGTATAGGTTAGGTTTATATAACTCTGCAAGAAGATGATTTTCTTAGAAAGACGGATGATCCTAAGAAATCTTGATCTTGAGAATAACCA contains:
- a CDS encoding YvrJ family protein encodes the protein MLKIEYWLNLVGNLGFPIVIAFYLLIRFERKIDRLTEAINKIAITIEKEKDKP